Proteins encoded within one genomic window of Gallus gallus isolate bGalGal1 chromosome 1, bGalGal1.mat.broiler.GRCg7b, whole genome shotgun sequence:
- the LOC124417392 gene encoding uncharacterized protein LOC124417392 isoform X1 produces MKQLVSLDAVRAGIGAETIPSIVQVQDATVEARQGSTLHRPPALKLDKTIPLPPVSASRGASGKPELTRARLPSQHRGEDSHSSPTTSCARTAAAATRQERTAAREAAGSPSETTQGGRASSPMKHLAGSGETTPPRAGTFSVGGDQKAERRPVAAQLEAIAAKSRSSTPGNRDPKLGQRTAAKTEVPLDLHVRETSLAVTSP; encoded by the exons ATGAAGCAGCTGGTTTCTTTGGATGCTGTCCGAGCTGGGATTGGTGCAG AAACCATTCCCAGCATCGTTCAGGTACAGGACGCTACTGTAGAAGCGAGACAGGGCAGCACCCTGCACAGG CCGCCTGCACTGAAATTGGACAAAACAATACCTCTCCCCCCTGTATCTGCGTCCCGCGGGGCCTCGGGGAAGCCCGAGCTGACACGTGCGCGGCTCCCGTCCCAGCACCGGGGGGAAGACTCCCACTCCTCGCCCACCACCAGCTGCGcacgcacagcagcagctgccacacGGCAAGAACGGACCGCTGCACGGGAAGCAGCTGGTTCCCCGTCAGAAACAACGCAAGGAGGCCGTGCCTCATCTCCCATGAAACACCTCGCTGGCAGTGGGGAAACAACACCTCCTCGCGCTGGCACGTTCTCGGTTGGTGGGGATCAGAAAGCGGAACGCCGGCCCGTGGCAGCGCAGCTAGAAGCAATTGCAGCCAAATCCCGCAGCAGCACGCCGGGAAACCGGGACCCTAAGCTGGGACAGAGGACGGCAGCCAAAACTGAAGTTCCTTTGGATCTGCACGTGCGGGAG ACCAGCCTTGCTGTAACCAGTCCCTAG
- the DUSP16 gene encoding dual specificity protein phosphatase 16: MADEMISTQLIVAEKLVALLESGTEKLLLIDSRPFVEYNTSHILDAININCSKLMKRRLQQDKVLITELIQHSAKHKIEIDCKQEVVVYDQSSKDVTSLSPDCFLTVLLGKLEKNFISVCLLSGGFAEFSSSFPGLCEGKSTLVPTCISQPCLPVSNIGPTRILPHLYLGCQRDVLNKEMIQQNDIGYVLNASNTCPKPDFIPESHFLRVPVNDSFCEKILPWLDKSVDFIEKAKASNGRVLVHCLAGISRSATIAIAYIMKRMDMSLDEAYRFVKEKRPTISPNFNFLGQLLDFEKKIKNQSGQPGHISKLKLLHLEKSSEHVLVPEGGQSSLATSQLCITATSEIVESKPADPGSVPCTHLPSLEDSPLVQGINGLHVSLDKVEDSNRLKRSFSLDIKSVSYSAASSCVTASVQGFTSSEDTLEYYKHATALEGSSKLCQFSPVQEVSEQTPEASPDKEEANPPKKPQNAWQLDSQSKRQHMGRSSGGAVTQRALLYPLHRSGSVEDNYRTNFLFGLSTSQQHLAKSAAGLGLKGWHSDILAPQTSAPSLTNSWYFAAESSHFYSASAIYGNSAAYSAYSCSQLPTGCEQSCAVRRRTKQGNRGDSRRSWHEESSFEKQFKRRSCQMEFGESFISDNRSREELGKVGSQSSFSGSMEIIEVS, encoded by the exons ATGGCCGATGAGATGATCAGCACTCAACTCATTGTCGCGGAGAAGTTGGTGGCTTTGCTGGAGAGTGGTACTGAAAAATTGCTGCTGATTGACAGCCGCCCCTTTGTGGAATACAATACGTCCCACATCTTGGATGCCATCAATATCAACTGCTCGAAGCTTATGAAACggaggctgcagcaggacaaagTTTTGATTACAGAGCTCATTCAGCATTCAGCAAAACACAAG attGAAATTGATTGCAAGCAGGAAGTGGTAGTATATGACCAAAGCTCTAAAGATGTGACCTCTCTCTCACCTGACTGCTTTCTTACTGTGCTCCTGGGCAAACTGGAGAAGAATTTCATCTCTGTATGTCTGCTTTCAG GTGGATTTGCTGAATTCTCCAGCTCTTTCCCTGGTCTCTGCGAAGGAAAATCCACACTTGTCCCTACTTGCATTTCTCAACCCTGTCTACCAGTCTCTAACATTGGCCCAACCAGAATTCTGCCTCATCTCTATCTGGGGTGTCAGCGGGATGTCCTTAACAAG GAGATGATCCAGCAGAATGATATTGGATATGTACTAAACGCCAGTAATACCTGTCCAAAGCCTGATTTCATTCCAGAATCCCATTTTTTGAGAGTGCCTGTGAATGACAGCTTTTGTGAGAAGATTTTGCCTTGGTTGGATAAATCAGTTGATTTTATAG aaaaagcaaaagcatcaAATGGCCGTGTGTTAGTGCACTGTTTAGCTGGAATATCTCGCTCTGCCACAATCGCTATTGCATACATCATGAAGAGAATGGATATGTCCTTAGATGAAGCTTACAG atttgtgaaagaaaaaaggccgACCATTTCTCCCAACTTCAACTTTCTGGGCCAGCTTTTGgactttgagaaaaaaatcaagaaccAGAGTGGTCAGCCTGGACACATCAGTAAGCTGAAACTTCTGCACTTGGAGAAAAGCAGTGAGCACGTGCTAGTGCCAGAGGGGGGGCAGAGCAGCCTCGCCACGAGTCAGCTCTGCATCACTGCTACCTCAGAGATCGTGGAATCGAAGCCCGCGGACCCCGGGAGTGTGCCATGCACGCACTTGCCCTCGCTGGAGGACAGCCCACTGGTACAGGGCATAAATGGGCTGCACGTCTCCCTAGATAAGGTGGAGGACAGTAACCGGCTGAAGCGATCCTTTTCGTTGGATATCAAATCTGTGTCCTACTCTGCCGCTAGCAGCTGTGTGACTGCATCGGTGCAGGGCTTCACCTCTTCCGAAGACACCCTGGAGTATTACAAACATGCGACAGCTTTAGAGGGAAGCAGCAAGCTGTGTCAGTTCTCCCCCGTGCAGGAGGTCTCGGAGCAGACCCCAGAAGCCAGCCCTGATAAAGAGGAAGCAAACCCTCCGAAGAAGCCCCAGAATGCCTGGCAGCTGGATAGCCAGAGCAAGCGGCAGCACATGGGGAGATCCAGCGGCGGTGCGGTCACTCAGCGGGCGCTCCTGTACCCACTGCACCGGAGTGGGAGCGTGGAAGACAACTACCGAACGAACTTCTTGTTTGGGCTCTccaccagccagcagcactTGGCGAAATCTGCGGCAGGGCTGGGCCTCAAAGGCTGGCACTCGGACATCTTGGCTCCTCAGACATCGGCCCCATCCCTCACCAACAGCTGGTACTTTGCAGCCGAGTCCTCACATTTCTACTCAGCCTCTGCCATCTATGGGAACAGTGCTGCCTACTCTGCctacagctgcagccagctgcccaCGGGCTGCGAGCAATCCTGTGCTGTGCGCAGGAGGACGAAGCAGGGCAACCGAGGAGACTCCAGGCGGAGCTGGCACGAGGAGAGctcttttgaaaagcagtttaAGCGCAGAAGCTGCCAGATGGAGTTTGGGGAAAGCTTCATATCGGACAACAGATCCAGAGAAGAACTGGGGAAGGTGGGCAGTCAGTCGAGCTTTTCAGGCAGCATGGAAATCATTGAAGTGTCCTGA